CTGCTCGCCGTCGACGAGCCGTCGCCGGAGGTCGCGTTCGACGACGCCGCAGCGCTCCGGCTCGCCACCGACATCGAAGGACACCCCGACAACGTCGCGGCCGCGCTCCTCGGCGGGTTGACGATCGCGTGGATGGACGACCAGGGCGGACGCGCCGTCCGGCTCGAGGCACCGGTCTCCGCCGTGGCGTTCGTCCCGAGCGAGGGCGTCAAGACGGAGGTCGCGCGCGGACTGCTGCCCGAGTCCGTCCCCCACGCGGACGCGGCACGCAACGCCGGCCGAGCAGCACTGCTCGTCGCCGCGTTCGGGGCGCATCCCGAGCTTCTCCTCGAAGCGACCGACGACCGGTTGCACCAGCGCTACCGCGCGCCCGCGATGCCGGACTCGTTCGCCCTCGTCGAGGCGATGCGCGCCGCCGGGGTCCCCGCGATCATCTCCGGCGCGGGGCCGACGGTGCTCGCGTTCGTCACCGACGCGTACGACCAGGCGCGCCTGGTCTCGCAGGCGCCGGCAGGGTGGGCGGTGCTTCCGCTGCAGGTCGACCAGTGGGGGACACGTCCCGCGGCGACCGCGCGTTAGGTCACGATTGTGTGACTCGCTGCACCCACGTGGAACAGATGGACGGTGACGGATGTTATGGTCGATCAGGTGATCCGAGAGGGTCCGACTCGATCGAACCCCCTCGATCTCCGTTCATCCCCGCATCCTCCTGACGTCGCTCGACGCTCAGAGTTCCAGGACCCGCGTGGGAATCGCAATGCTTCGTTCGGCCTCGTGGCACGAGGTCGAGCCTTGGTGGTCCGCGACATCGTACGGACCGCTGACAACGAGCGGTGCCTGAGCGCCGCCTGACGTGGGAAGGACCTCACGTGACCGAAACACCCACCCTGCTCGGCGGCGCCGGCGAGCCCGCGGTCGAGACCGCGGCTGCCAAGACCCCGCGTCGACGCGGCACCGGCCTCAACGGGATGGTGCTCCCCGAGCTGCAGCAGATCGCCTCCGGTCTGGGCATCAAGGGCGTAGGCAAGATGCGCAAGGGCGCCCTGATCGAGGCCATCCAGGCCGCTCAGGGCGGCGGCCCCGCTGCCGGCGGGAGCACCGCGGCTCCGGCCGCGCAGGCCGCTTCCGCCCCCGCCGCGGCCCCTGCGCCGGCGACGGCCGAGCCCACTCGCGAGCCCGCTCCCCGTGTCGAAGCGCCGCGCGAGGAGCGCGTGCAGCAGTCGCGCGCGGACCGCGGCGGCGAGCAGCCCCGCGAGAAGGCCGACGCTCCCCGCGAGGACCGCGCGGAGAAGCCCCGCGGTGACCGCGGCGAGAAGAAGAACGACAACCGCGGCGACGACCGCGGTGAGAAGAAGGAAAGCCGCGGCGACCGCGGCGAGAAGAAGAACGACAACCGCAACGAGCGCAACGAGCGTGGCGAGCGCGATGCCAACCGCACCGAGCGCAACGACCGCACCGAGCGCGATGCGCGCACCGAGCGCGGCGACGGCAACCGTGGCGATGCCAACCGTGGCGATGCCAACCGTGGCGATGCCAACGACGCTGATCGCGACGGTGAGGGCGGCGGTCGCCGCCGCAACCGCAACCGCAACCGCAACCGCAACCGCGGCGACCGGGAGCAGCGCAGCGAGCGGCCCGAGCGCGGGTCCCGCGAGTCCGAGCCGATCGTGAGCGAGGACGACGTCCTGATCCCGGCAGCGGGCATCCTCGACGTCCTCGACAACTACGCGTTCGTCCGCACGAGTGGCTACCTGCCTGGCGAGAACGACGTCTACGTCTCCCTGTCGATGGTCCGCAAGTGGGGCCTGCGCAAGGGCGACGCGATCGTCGGCCAGGTGCGCCAGCCCCGTGAGGGCGAGCGCAAGGAGAAGTTCAACCCGCTCGTCAAGATCGAGTCGGTCAACGGGATGACGATCGACGAGGCCAAGCAGCGCGTCGAGTTCGCCAAGCTCACCCCGCTCTACGCCTCTGAGCGGCTGCGCCTCGAGACCGAGCCGACCCAGATGACCGGCCGGATCATGGACATCGTCGCGCCGATCGGCAAGGGCCAGCGCGGCCTGATCGTGTCGCCGCCCAAGGCCGGCAAGACGATGGTCATGCAGCAGATCGCCAACGCGATCACCACGAACAACCCCGAGTGCCACCTGATGGTCGTCCTCGTGGACGAGCGTCCGGAGGAGGTCACCGACTTCCAGCGCACGGTCAAGGGCGAGGTCATCGCCTCGACGTTCGACCGTCCCGCCACCGACCACACGACGGTCGCCGAGCTGGCGATCGAGCGGGCCAAGCGTCTCGTCGAGCTCGGTCACGACGTGGTCGTCCTGCTCGACGGCATCACCCGCCTCGGCCGGGCCTACAACCTGGCGGCTCCCGCGAGCGGACGCATCCTGTCCGGCGGCGTCGACTCGTCGGCGCTGTACCCGCCCAAGAAGTTCTTCGGCGCGGCGCGCAACATCGAGGACGGCGGATCCCTGACGATCCTCGCCACGGCCCTGGTCGAGACCGGGTCGCGGATGGACGAGGTGATCTTCGAGGAGTTCAAGGGCACCGGCAACATGGAGCTGCGCCTGCGCCGCGAGTTCGCCGACAAGCGCATCTTCCCGGCGATCGACGTCGAGTCGTCGGGCACCCGCCGCGAGGAGCTGCTGATGAGCCGCGAGGAGCTCGCGATCATCTGGAAGCTCCGGCGCGTGCTGTCGGCGCTGGACGGTCAGCAGGCCCTCGAGCTGATGCTCGAGAAGCTGAAGTCGACCAAGAGCAACGTCGAGTTCCTCATGCAGATCAACCAGTCGACCCCGTCGACGGGGCGCCGCGGCAGCGACGACGACTGATCACGAGCACGGCACGGAGGCGGCTGAACCCGGGAGGGTCCGGCCGCCTTCGTCGTGGCCGTACTCTGTCGCCATGACCTCCGCATACGACTTCCGTGCCGTCGACATCGACGGCAACGAGCGCAGCCTGGACGAGTTCCGTGGCAAGGCCGTCCTCGTCGTCAACACCGCGAGCAAGTGCGGCTTCACGCCGCAGTACGAGGGGCTCGAGGAGCTCTACCGCAAGTACCAGGACGAGGGCCTCGTCGTGCTCGGTTTCCCGTGCGACCAGTTCCGCAACCAGGAGCCGGGCCACGACGCGGAGATCAAGGAGTTCTGCTCCCTGACGTACGACGTGACGTTCCCGATGTTCTCCAAGATCGACGTGAACGGCGCCGACGCCCACCCGCTCTACCAGTGGCTGCGGGACCAGAAGTCGGGAGTGCTCGGCGACCGGATCAAGTGGAACTTCACGAAGTTCCTCGTCGACGCCGACGGCCAGGTCGTGGACCGCTACGCGCCCACCACGAAGCCCGAGGACATCGCCGGCGACATCGAGAAGCTCCTGACGTGAACCCGCTGCTGGTCACGGTGGTGCTGCTCAACGCACTCGCCGCGGCCTCCGTGCTCTTCGCGCTCACCGAGGCCAACAAAGGGGTCCCGATCTCGGAGCTCGGCGTGTTCCTGACGGTGAGCGTCGGACTGCTCGGGCTGTCGATCATCCTGGTGGCCGGGTCGATGATCACGGCGTGACCGGCGCCGTCGTCCACGGGAATGCGCGGCGGGCGATTCGTGTTTGACAGAACGTCGATGGCACAATGGACAAGGCTCTGGTTCACGCCCCGACCCGCGGGACGACCCAGCGGCCGATCGAGAGGACACCATGAAGAACGACATCCACCCCACGTACGTGGCGACCGAGGTCTCCTGCACCTGCGGCAACACGTTCACCACCCGCAGCACCGCGACCGGCGGAGTGATCCGCGTCGAGACCTGCGCGGCATGCCACCCGTTCTACACGGGCAAGCAGCGCATCCTGGACACGGGCGGCCGCGTCGCCCGCTTCGAGAAGCGCTACGGCAAGAAGTAACGACCTCCCGGCGCCGGCCACGCTCCCTGCGTGGACCGGCGCCGTTGTCGTGTCAGGTCTCGGCAGGCGAGACCAGCGGAACGAGGAGGGGTTGATGAGCACGCGGTTCGATGCCGTCGAGTCGTTGGTGCGTGAGCACTCCGACCTCGAGACGCAGATGGCCGACCCCTCGGTCCACACCGACCCAGCGCTCGCGAAGCGGCTGGGCCAGAGGTACGCGGAGCTGACCAACGTCGTCCGCACCTATCGCGACTGGCAGCAGACGGTCGACGACCTCGAGGCGGCCCGCGAGCTCGCCGGTGAGGACCCCGACTTCGCGGCCGAGGTCGAGACCCTGTCCGTCCGCGAGCACCAGCTCGCCGAACGGCTCGAGCGGCTGCTCGTCCCACGCGACCCCGCCGACTCCAAGGACGCGATCCTCGAGATCAAGGCAGGCGAGGGCGGCGAGGAGTCGGCCCTGTTCGCGGGCGACCTGCTCCGGATGTATCTGCGGTGGGCTGAGACCCAGGGCTGGAAGACCGAGCTGATCGACGAGAACGCCTCGGACCTCGGCGGCTACAAGTCCGTCACGGTGGGAGTGAAGGCGAAGGGCACGCCCGACCCCGGCGACGCGCCCTACGCGAAGCTCAAGTTCGAGGGTGGGGTCCACCGCGTGCAGCGAGTGCCGGTGACCGAGTCCCAGGGCCGCGTGCACACGTCGGCGGCCGGCGTCCTGGTGCTGCCCGAGGCGGAGGCGGTCGACGTCGCGATCAACGACAACGACCTCCGCATCGACGTCTTCCGGTCGTCGGGGCCTGGTGGTCAGAGCGTCAACACGACCGACTCGGCCGTCCGCATCACGCACCTGCCCACCGGCATCGTCGTGAGCTGCCAGAACGAGAAGAGCCAGCTCCAGAACAAGGAGTCGGCGATGCGCATCCTCCGGTCGCGGCTGCTCCAGGCGGCCCAGGACGCCGCCCACGCCGAGGCGTCCGACGCACGCCGGTCGCAGGTCCGCACGGTCGACCGTTCGGAGCGCATCCGCACTTACAACTTCCCCGAGAACCGCATCTCCGACCACCGCGTGGGCTTCAAGGCGTACAACCTCGACCAGGTGATGGACGGCGCCCTCGACGACGTCGTCACGGCGTGCGTCGAGGCCGATCTCGCTGCCCGTCTCGCCGCGGTCGAGGGCTCTGCGACCGAGGACGGGGCGTGACCGACGTCCGTACGGCGCTGGCGCAGGCCACGCGCCGGTTCGACGCCGCGGGGGTCGCGTCGCCGCGCATCGACGCCGAGCTCCTGCTGGTCCACGTCCTCGGCACGTCACGGACCGGGCTCCTGGTCGTGGACGCGCTCGACGACGCGCAGGCGGCGGCGTACGAGTCGCTCGTCGCCCGGCGCGAGACCCGCGAGCCCCTGCAGCACCTGACCACGACGGCGGCGTTCCGCTACCGGGAGCTGGCGGTCGGGCCCGGCGTGTTCGTGCCACGGCCCGAGACCGAGTCGCTGGTCGACTGGGGGTTGTCCGTGATCGACGCCCTGGAGGTCTCGCACCCGGTCGTCGTCGACCTCGGGACCGGTTCGGGAGCGATCGCCGGCGCGGTCGCGTCGGAGCGTCCGCACGCCCGGGTGCACGCGGTCGAGCTGGGCGAGGCGGCCTTCGCCTACGCCGAGCGCAATCTTTCGGGGCTCGACGTCGACCTTCGGCACGGAGACCTCGCCGACGCGTTCGCCGACCTCGACGGCACGGTCGACCTGGTGCTCTCCAACCCGCCCTACATCCCGCTGACCGCCTGGGAGTCCGTGGCCGTCGAGGCACGCGACCACGACCCGGCCCTCGCGCTCTGGTCGGGCGAGGACGGCCTCGACGCGATGCACGACGTTGCGGCCACCGCCGCGCGGCTGCTGCGTGACGGCGGTGCCGTCGGTGCGGAGCACGCGGACGTGCAGGGGGAGTCGGCGCCGGCGGTGTTCGTCACGAACGGCGCCTTCGACGAGGTGCGCGACCGGCTGGATCTTGCCGGCAGGCCACGGTTCGTGACCGCCCGCCGCGTCCGCCGGTGAGTCCGGCGCTCGTGCCGAGAAGCGGGCTGGCACGATGGCCCCTGTGAGTGAACGGTTCTCCAGCCTCGACCCCGACGAACGCGAGACCGGCCTCGAGGCTGCGCGGGAGGCCCTGCGCGACGGTGCCCTGGTCGTGATGCCGACCGACACGGTGTACGGCATCGCGGCCGACGCCTTCGAGCCGACCGCGGTCGCCGCGCTCCTGTCGGCGAAGGGACGCGGTCGCCACATGCCACCGCCGGTCCTCGTCGCCTCGAACACCACCCTGGACGCCCTCGCCGCGCGGGTCGAGCCGTACGTCCACACGTTGACCGACGCCCTGTGGCCCGGACCTCTCACCGTGATCTGCCGTCAGCAGGAGTCGCTGGTGTGGGACCTCGGGGAGACCCGGGGGACCGTCGCCATCCGGATGCCCGCCGACGAGACGGCCCTCGACCTGCTGCGTCGTACGGGCCCGCTCGCCGTCTCCAGCGCCAACCTCACCGGCCATCCGGCCGCCACCACGATCGAGGAGGCGGAGGAGCAGCTCGGCGACAGCGTCGCCGTCTACCTCGACGGCGGGCCGGCCGGCAGCGGTCTTCCCTCGACGATCGTGGACTGCACCGGCGAGCGTCCGCGGATCGTCCGTACCGGCGCGATCACGGCAACCCGCATCGCCGAGCTCGGGGTCGAGGTCGACTGACCCGTGCGCGAGTACCTCGTCGTCTTCCTGGTCGCCGTCGCGGTCACCTACCTCCTGGCCGTCCTGGCCCGGGAGGGCGCGATGAAGGTCGGGGCGTACGCGCCGGTGCGCGACCGCGACGTCCACGCGGTCCCCATCCCGTACCTGGGTGGGCTGGCCATGCTCTTCGGCCTGCTCGCCGCGTACCTGGTGGCATCGCAGATGCCGTTCCTGTCGCGTTCGGAGGACGCCGTCCTCGCCGATGCGGGCGCGGTGATGGTCGGCGCCTCGGTGATCACTCTCGTCGGGGTGATCGACGACGTGTACGAGCTCGACGCCCTGACGAAGTTCGCGGGCCAGGTCCTCGCCGCCGTCATCACGGTCTCGATGGGCGTCCAGCTCGTCTACCTGCCTCTGCCGGGCTCGACCTGGGCCATCGACCCGATCCAGTCGATCCTCTTCTCGGTCCTCACGATCGTCATCTGCGTCAATGCCGTGAACTTCGTCGACGGCCTCGACGGCCTGGCTGCAGGCGTCGTCGGCATCGGCGCCATCGCGTTCTTCATCTACGCCTTCGTGCTGGTCGCCGAGAACCGGCAGACCAACGCGATCGCCTCGGCCATGCTCTGCGCAGCGCTCGCCGGCGTCTGCGTCGGGATCCTGCCGCACAACTTCAACCCTGCACGCATGTTCATCGGCGACGCGGGCGCGATGCTGATCGGTTTCGTGCTGGCGTGCTCGGCGATCTCGCTGTCCGGCCGGTTCTCGGCGGCGGAGGCGATCCAGGGCCTCGGTGGCGCGGAAGCGTCCCTCTTCCCTGCGCTGCTGCCTCTGCTGCTGCCCTTCGCGGTCCTGCTGGTGCCCTTCGTCGACCTGCTGATGGCCGTCGTACGCCGGACCCGCGCGGGCCGGTCACCGTTCGCACCGGACAAGCTGCACCTGCACCACCGGCTGCTCGAGATCGGGCACTCGCACCGTCGTGCCGTGCTGGCGATGTACATGATCGCCGGGGTCGTCGCCTTCGGCGCCGTAGCCCTCGGGCTCGTCGGCGGATGGCGTGCGGTGATCGGGGTACTGGTGATGGTGGGCGTGACGGCGTTCGTGGTCTTCTGGCTGCCTCGCGTCGGCCGTCCGAGCGGTGCCAATCCGTAGCGCTGCCCCCGGATTTGGGCGCGTCGGAGACCTTGTGCTACTTTTCACAAACATCCACCCCGCACGTTTGGACGGCCGCCCCATGACGACCACCCAGCGATCCGATCGCCACAGCGCTCGCACCACGCGCGTGCTCGTCGGCGTCGCGCTCGCGGCCGGTGCCGTGTGCGTGGTGACGGCCGCTGTCGTCGCTGGATGGCCCGGGGCTCTCGGTGCCCTGATCGGCGCCGGCGTGGTGTTCGCCTTCTTCGGAGCGACCTTCGCCGTGCTCCGGCCGCTGACCCGTCCGGCCACCGGCGGGACGATGCTCGTCGCGCTGATGCTCTACGGCACCAAGATCCTCCTCCTGGTGGCTGCCGCGGTCGTCCTGGCGGAGTCCGGTCTCGTCGGAGACGCGATCGACGGGGGAGCTCTCGGCGTCACCGTCATCGTCTGCACGCTCGTCGTGACGGCCCTCGAGATCGTCGCCGCGACCTCCAGCAGGCGCCCGCTGTACGACCTCGGAACCCCCTCGGACCTGGGGGATGGACGATGAATCAGACGTGCTACCGTTCGGATGGCAATGAGCGACTCCTCACCGTCCCCCACCTCCCACGACCCCTGGGTCGCTGTGGGGAGGATCGGCGGTGGGGTTCTGGTCTACGGAGCCCTCGGCTATCTGTTGGACCTTTGGTGGCACACCTCGTTCATGGTGGTGATCGGCATCGTCCTCGGAGCGGCGCTCGGCATCTACACCGTGTTCGCAGCGTTGCAGGACAAGTCCTGACCACCGAGTCACTCTCCGCCACCATGCCCGACGTACCCGCTACGCCCGTGGATCCACGGTGCGACCGTGCCCAAGATGAGGTGATCGAGTGACCACCGAAGGACGGACCGTCCTCGCCGAGTTCCACCCGCCGGGACCCGCCGACTTCGATCTGCCGCCGATCTTCGGCGACGTCACCAAGCCGATGGTGCTGTACGTGCTGTCGGCCGTGCTGATCTTCGGTCTCTTCTACGCCGCCTCGCGCCGCGCGGCGGTCGTCCCGGGCAAGATGCAGTTCGCCGGTGAGTACGCGTACAACTTCGTGCGCAACAGCATCGCCCGCGACTCGATCGGGTCGCACGACTTCATGAAGTTCGTCCCGTACCTCACGGCACTGTTCTTCCTGATCCTCGTGAACAACTTCTACGGGCTCGTCCCGTTGCTGCAGTTCCCGACGTTCTCGCACTCGGGATACGCCTACGCCCTCGCCGCGCTCACCTGGATCCTCTACAACGGGGTCGGCATCGCGAAGCACGGCTTCCTCGGCTACTTCAAGCTGCAGTCGGTCCCCAGCGGAGTCACCGGCGTGATCCTCGTGCTGATCGTGCCGCTGGAGTTCATGTCGAACATCCTGGTCCGGCCGGTCACGCTGGCACTTCGACTCTTCGCCAACATGTTCGCCGGCCACCTGCTGCTGATCCTCTTCACCCTCGGCGGCAGCTACCTGGTGTTCGACTCGGGCAACCTCTGGTACGCCCCGATCGGTGTCATCGCCTGGATCCTCGCCATCGCGGTGAGCTTCCTCGAGGCGCTGGTCATGTTCCTGCAGGCCTACGTCTTCACCCTGCTGACGGCTCAGTACATCGGCGGCGCGCTCGCCGACGAGCACTGATCCACCAGCTCCACGACCGACAACTTCATACCGCCCCCGTAGCGAACCCACCAAGGTTCACCACAGCGACGCACCTCGCGTCACGACGAAAGGAACAGCCGTGGACGGCTCCCTCAACATGATCGGTTACGGCCTGGCTGCGATCGGCCCGGGCGTCGGCATCGGCCTGATCTTCGCCGCGTACATCAACGGCGTCGCACGTCAGCCCGAGGCGCAGTCGCGCCTGCAGACCATCGCGATCCTCGGCTTCGCGCTCGCCGAGGCGCTGGCGATCATCGGCATCGCGCTCGCGTTCGTCCTCTGACGCACGCCGACGCGTTCCACCGACCATCTTTCGATGACGAGGTCAGCCCATGAGTAGCACCAACCTGGCGGCAGAGGAGCTCAACCCGCTCGTCCCGCACGTCCCCGAGATCATCCTCGGTGTCGTCGTCTTCCTCATCCTGGTCTTCATGATCAGGAAGTTCGTCGTGCCCAACTTCGAGAAGGCCTACGCCGAGCGTACGTCCGCGATCGAGGGCGGCATGAAGGAAGCCGCACAGGCGCAGGAGGAGGCCAAGGCGGCGCTCGAGCAGTACAACGCTCAGCTCGCCGAGGCACGCCACGAGGCCGCGCGGATCCGCGAGGAAGCCCGCGAGCAGGGCGCGCAGATCACGGCCGAGCTCCGTACGCAGGCGCAGGAAGAGGCGCAGCGCATCGTCACGGCCGCGCACCAGCAGATCGAGGCCGAGCGCGCTCAGGCGGTGCAGTCCCTGCGCCGCGAGGTCGGTCAGCTCTCGACCGAGCTGGCCTCGCGCATCGTCGGTGAGTCGCTCGAGGACGAGGCGCGTCAGCGCCGTACGGTCGATCGCTTCATCGTCGACCTCGAGGGTTCGTCGAACGGATCGGCGAACTGATGCGCGGCGTCTCGGCGACCTCGCTCGCCCAGGTCCTGGACACCGTCGGCGGCGTGACCGCGGACGGTGCACAGGGCGTCGCCGTGGGCACGGACGTGTTCGCGGTCGTGGGTGCGCTCGACGCCAACCCGGTGCTTCGCCGGGTCCTGTCCGACCCCGCCACGGAGTCGGACGCGAAGGCAGGTCTCGTCGGCACGCTGTTCGGCGACAAGATCGGCTCGGGCGCCGTCGACGTCGTCGTCGCGGCTGCCCGCGGGCGGTGGAGCGCCGGGCGCGACCTGTCCGACGCGCTCGAGCAGGCCGGTGTCCAGGCGGTCCTCAGCGCCGCCGACAGTGCAGGCTCGCTCGACACGGTCGCCGACACCCTGTTCGCGTTCGCACGCGTCACCACCAGCGACCCCGAGCTGCGTCAGACGCTCAACGACCGGACCGCGTCGGTCGAGGGGCGTCAGGTGCTGGTCTCCCGTCTCCTCGGCGACCAGGCCGACGACGTCGTGCTCGCGCTGGCTCGCCAGGCGGTCGCGTCACGCGGGCGCAGCTACGAGACGGCGATCGCCGCGTTCGCGCAGGACGCCATCGCCCGAGAGGGCCGGCTCCAGGCTCGCGTCGTCTCGGCGTACGCGCTCGGCGACGACGAGAAGCAGCGTTTGGCCGGAGCCTTGGCCCGCAAGTACGGTCGAGACGTGCACGTGGACGTCACCGTGGACCCGAACGTGATCGGCGGCATCTCCGTCGAGATCGCCGGCGAGCGGATCGACTCCACGGTCTCGACCCGCCTCGCAGACGCCCGACGGGCCCTCGCCGGCTGACGATGGCTCCCACAACCCCCTCCCGAGAACTTCCCCAGCACGATCGAGAAGAAGGCAGGCACTGACATGGCGGAGCTCACGATCCGTCCCGACGAGATTCGCGACGCGCTCCAGCAGTTCGTCAGCGACTACAAGCCGCAGGCGACGACCGAGGAGATCGGCACCGTCGCGGAGGCGATGGACGGAATCGCCCGTGTCGAGGGCCTGCCGTCCGCGATGGCCAACGAGCTGCTCGAGTTCGAGGACGGCACGCTCGGCCTCGCCCTGAACCTCGACGTGCGCGAGATCGGCGTGGTCATCCTCGGTGACTTCGCCGGCATCGAGGAGGGCCAGCCGGTCAAGCGGACCGGCCAGGTCCTGTCCGTCCCCGTGGGTGACGGATACCTCGGCCGTGTCGTCGACCCGCTCGGCAACCCGATCGACGGCCTCGGCGAGGTCGAGACCAGCGGGCGTCGTGCGCTCGAGCTCCAGGCGCCCAGCGTCGTCGAGCGCAAGAGCGTGCACGAGCCGATGATGACCGGCATCAAGGCCATCGACTCGATGACCCCGATCGGCCGCGGCCAGCGCCAGCTGATCATCGGTGACCGCCAGACCGGCAAGACCGCCATCGCGATCGACACGATCATCAACCAGAAGCAGGCCTGGGCGAGTGGCGACCCGACGCAGCAGGTCCGCTGCATCTACGTCGCGATCGGCCAGAAGGGCTCGACCATCGCGTCGGTGCGCTCGGCGCTCGAGGAGGCAGGCGCCCTCGAGTACACCTCGATCGTCGCGGCCCCCGCGTCCGACTCTGCCGGCTTCAAGTACCTCGCTCCCTACACCGGCTCGGCCATCGGCCAGCAGTGGATGTACGAGGGCAAGCACGTCCTCATCGTGTTCGACGACCTGAGCAAGCAGGCCGAGGCCTACCGCGCCGTGTCGCTGCTGCTCCGTCGCCCGCCGGGCCGCGAAGCCTACCCGGGTGACGTCTTCTACCTC
Above is a genomic segment from Mumia sp. Pv4-285 containing:
- the atpE gene encoding ATP synthase F0 subunit C gives rise to the protein MIGYGLAAIGPGVGIGLIFAAYINGVARQPEAQSRLQTIAILGFALAEALAIIGIALAFVL
- a CDS encoding glutathione peroxidase, which gives rise to MTSAYDFRAVDIDGNERSLDEFRGKAVLVVNTASKCGFTPQYEGLEELYRKYQDEGLVVLGFPCDQFRNQEPGHDAEIKEFCSLTYDVTFPMFSKIDVNGADAHPLYQWLRDQKSGVLGDRIKWNFTKFLVDADGQVVDRYAPTTKPEDIAGDIEKLLT
- the prfA gene encoding peptide chain release factor 1: MSTRFDAVESLVREHSDLETQMADPSVHTDPALAKRLGQRYAELTNVVRTYRDWQQTVDDLEAARELAGEDPDFAAEVETLSVREHQLAERLERLLVPRDPADSKDAILEIKAGEGGEESALFAGDLLRMYLRWAETQGWKTELIDENASDLGGYKSVTVGVKAKGTPDPGDAPYAKLKFEGGVHRVQRVPVTESQGRVHTSAAGVLVLPEAEAVDVAINDNDLRIDVFRSSGPGGQSVNTTDSAVRITHLPTGIVVSCQNEKSQLQNKESAMRILRSRLLQAAQDAAHAEASDARRSQVRTVDRSERIRTYNFPENRISDHRVGFKAYNLDQVMDGALDDVVTACVEADLAARLAAVEGSATEDGA
- a CDS encoding AtpZ/AtpI family protein gives rise to the protein MSDSSPSPTSHDPWVAVGRIGGGVLVYGALGYLLDLWWHTSFMVVIGIVLGAALGIYTVFAALQDKS
- the rpmE gene encoding 50S ribosomal protein L31 gives rise to the protein MKNDIHPTYVATEVSCTCGNTFTTRSTATGGVIRVETCAACHPFYTGKQRILDTGGRVARFEKRYGKK
- the atpB gene encoding F0F1 ATP synthase subunit A — translated: MTTEGRTVLAEFHPPGPADFDLPPIFGDVTKPMVLYVLSAVLIFGLFYAASRRAAVVPGKMQFAGEYAYNFVRNSIARDSIGSHDFMKFVPYLTALFFLILVNNFYGLVPLLQFPTFSHSGYAYALAALTWILYNGVGIAKHGFLGYFKLQSVPSGVTGVILVLIVPLEFMSNILVRPVTLALRLFANMFAGHLLLILFTLGGSYLVFDSGNLWYAPIGVIAWILAIAVSFLEALVMFLQAYVFTLLTAQYIGGALADEH
- a CDS encoding L-threonylcarbamoyladenylate synthase, with the protein product MSERFSSLDPDERETGLEAAREALRDGALVVMPTDTVYGIAADAFEPTAVAALLSAKGRGRHMPPPVLVASNTTLDALAARVEPYVHTLTDALWPGPLTVICRQQESLVWDLGETRGTVAIRMPADETALDLLRRTGPLAVSSANLTGHPAATTIEEAEEQLGDSVAVYLDGGPAGSGLPSTIVDCTGERPRIVRTGAITATRIAELGVEVD
- the prmC gene encoding peptide chain release factor N(5)-glutamine methyltransferase gives rise to the protein MTDVRTALAQATRRFDAAGVASPRIDAELLLVHVLGTSRTGLLVVDALDDAQAAAYESLVARRETREPLQHLTTTAAFRYRELAVGPGVFVPRPETESLVDWGLSVIDALEVSHPVVVDLGTGSGAIAGAVASERPHARVHAVELGEAAFAYAERNLSGLDVDLRHGDLADAFADLDGTVDLVLSNPPYIPLTAWESVAVEARDHDPALALWSGEDGLDAMHDVAATAARLLRDGGAVGAEHADVQGESAPAVFVTNGAFDEVRDRLDLAGRPRFVTARRVRR
- the thrB gene encoding homoserine kinase produces the protein MSESTTRFVDGPVTVVTPASSANLGPGFDALGLGLTLYDEVTAEVVGGDGVEVTVTGVGADEVPLDESHLVVRSLRAVFERLGLSQPGLRVHCVNRIPHARGLGSSSAAIVGGISAARALLAVDEPSPEVAFDDAAALRLATDIEGHPDNVAAALLGGLTIAWMDDQGGRAVRLEAPVSAVAFVPSEGVKTEVARGLLPESVPHADAARNAGRAALLVAAFGAHPELLLEATDDRLHQRYRAPAMPDSFALVEAMRAAGVPAIISGAGPTVLAFVTDAYDQARLVSQAPAGWAVLPLQVDQWGTRPAATAR
- the rho gene encoding transcription termination factor Rho: MVLPELQQIASGLGIKGVGKMRKGALIEAIQAAQGGGPAAGGSTAAPAAQAASAPAAAPAPATAEPTREPAPRVEAPREERVQQSRADRGGEQPREKADAPREDRAEKPRGDRGEKKNDNRGDDRGEKKESRGDRGEKKNDNRNERNERGERDANRTERNDRTERDARTERGDGNRGDANRGDANRGDANDADRDGEGGGRRRNRNRNRNRNRGDREQRSERPERGSRESEPIVSEDDVLIPAAGILDVLDNYAFVRTSGYLPGENDVYVSLSMVRKWGLRKGDAIVGQVRQPREGERKEKFNPLVKIESVNGMTIDEAKQRVEFAKLTPLYASERLRLETEPTQMTGRIMDIVAPIGKGQRGLIVSPPKAGKTMVMQQIANAITTNNPECHLMVVLVDERPEEVTDFQRTVKGEVIASTFDRPATDHTTVAELAIERAKRLVELGHDVVVLLDGITRLGRAYNLAAPASGRILSGGVDSSALYPPKKFFGAARNIEDGGSLTILATALVETGSRMDEVIFEEFKGTGNMELRLRREFADKRIFPAIDVESSGTRREELLMSREELAIIWKLRRVLSALDGQQALELMLEKLKSTKSNVEFLMQINQSTPSTGRRGSDDD
- a CDS encoding MraY family glycosyltransferase, translated to MREYLVVFLVAVAVTYLLAVLAREGAMKVGAYAPVRDRDVHAVPIPYLGGLAMLFGLLAAYLVASQMPFLSRSEDAVLADAGAVMVGASVITLVGVIDDVYELDALTKFAGQVLAAVITVSMGVQLVYLPLPGSTWAIDPIQSILFSVLTIVICVNAVNFVDGLDGLAAGVVGIGAIAFFIYAFVLVAENRQTNAIASAMLCAALAGVCVGILPHNFNPARMFIGDAGAMLIGFVLACSAISLSGRFSAAEAIQGLGGAEASLFPALLPLLLPFAVLLVPFVDLLMAVVRRTRAGRSPFAPDKLHLHHRLLEIGHSHRRAVLAMYMIAGVVAFGAVALGLVGGWRAVIGVLVMVGVTAFVVFWLPRVGRPSGANP
- a CDS encoding F0F1 ATP synthase subunit B, whose protein sequence is MSSTNLAAEELNPLVPHVPEIILGVVVFLILVFMIRKFVVPNFEKAYAERTSAIEGGMKEAAQAQEEAKAALEQYNAQLAEARHEAARIREEAREQGAQITAELRTQAQEEAQRIVTAAHQQIEAERAQAVQSLRREVGQLSTELASRIVGESLEDEARQRRTVDRFIVDLEGSSNGSAN